The bacterium genome has a segment encoding these proteins:
- the glmM gene encoding phosphoglucosamine mutase encodes MASQRHIFGTDGVRGLANKAPLDPETSLSLGRALARVYLGQGGKNRIVIGKDTRLSGYMIENALSSGICSMGGEAIFLGPLPTPGIAFITQAMRAAAGVMISASHNPYYDNGIKFFDHDGYKLPDDLEAKIEGLLSSDALKDGPTHAEVGRAYRVDDAAGRYIEYLKSTFPKELNLEGFKIVVDCANGAAYKVAPTVFEELGAEVVALGVSPNGLNINEGCGALHPQGLSEAVKREGAQLGVALDGDADRLVLVDEQGQIVHGDRVIALCALDLSERGLLAKQTAVVTVMSNLGLELAMQGKGLQLRRVQVGDRYVIDSMRREGFVFGGEQSGHLIFSHYSTTGDGILAALQVLSAMRRKAKPLSELASCMEVFPQVLLNVKVKERKELSQVAELCKLQKDIERSLGAKGRILLRYSGTEPLLRIMLEGEDLKKIEDYAQSLKTEAVKALGAA; translated from the coding sequence ATGGCATCCCAACGGCATATTTTCGGCACCGACGGCGTTCGGGGCTTGGCCAACAAGGCTCCCTTGGATCCCGAGACTTCCTTGAGCTTGGGCCGGGCCTTGGCCCGGGTTTATCTGGGCCAAGGCGGCAAAAACCGCATCGTCATCGGCAAGGATACCCGGCTCTCGGGCTACATGATCGAGAACGCCCTGAGCTCCGGCATCTGCTCGATGGGCGGCGAGGCGATCTTTCTCGGCCCCTTGCCGACGCCCGGCATCGCTTTCATCACCCAGGCGATGCGGGCCGCCGCCGGCGTGATGATCAGCGCCAGCCACAATCCCTATTACGACAACGGCATCAAATTTTTCGATCATGACGGCTACAAGCTGCCCGACGATCTGGAGGCCAAGATCGAGGGCCTGCTCTCGAGCGACGCGCTGAAGGACGGACCGACCCATGCCGAGGTCGGGCGGGCTTACCGGGTCGATGACGCCGCCGGCCGCTACATCGAATACCTCAAGAGCACCTTTCCCAAGGAATTGAACCTCGAAGGTTTCAAGATCGTCGTCGACTGCGCCAACGGCGCGGCTTACAAGGTGGCCCCGACGGTTTTCGAAGAGCTCGGCGCCGAGGTGGTGGCCCTGGGCGTCTCGCCGAACGGCCTCAATATCAACGAGGGTTGCGGCGCGCTTCATCCCCAAGGTTTGAGCGAAGCGGTGAAACGGGAGGGAGCCCAGCTCGGCGTGGCCCTCGACGGCGATGCCGACCGGCTGGTCCTGGTCGACGAGCAGGGCCAGATCGTCCATGGCGACCGGGTGATCGCCCTTTGCGCGCTGGATTTGAGCGAGCGCGGCCTGCTCGCCAAGCAGACCGCCGTCGTCACGGTGATGAGCAACTTGGGCTTGGAGCTGGCCATGCAGGGCAAGGGCCTCCAGCTTCGCCGGGTTCAAGTCGGCGACCGCTACGTCATCGATTCGATGCGGCGGGAGGGCTTCGTCTTCGGCGGCGAGCAGTCCGGCCACCTTATCTTCAGCCACTACAGCACCACCGGCGACGGGATCCTGGCGGCGCTTCAGGTCCTATCGGCGATGAGGCGCAAGGCCAAGCCGCTTTCGGAGCTGGCCAGCTGCATGGAAGTTTTTCCCCAAGTCCTGCTCAACGTGAAGGTCAAGGAGCGCAAGGAGCTCTCTCAAGTCGCCGAGCTCTGCAAGCTGCAGAAGGACATCGAGAGATCGCTGGGCGCGAAGGGCCGGATCCTCCTGCGTTATAGCGGCACCGAGCCCTTGCTCCGCATCATGCTCGAGGGCGAGGATTTGAAGAAGATCGAGGACTACGCTCAAAGCCTCAAGACCGAGGCGGTGAAGGCCCTGGGAGCGGCCTGA
- a CDS encoding pyridoxine 5'-phosphate synthase has product MPLLGVNIDHVATLRQARRTTYPDPIVAAQMAQDAGADQITCHLREDRRHIVDADLPRLLKTVEIPVNLEMAATTEMEVYALQHRPAKITLVPERREELTTEGGLDVVGQSAAIGPLVARLKAAGLYVSLFIDPEDAQIRKSRELGADSVELHTGSYCELPEGRRGPELERLAKAARLAKELGFFVAAGHGLNYQNILPVRRIAEIEEYNIGHSIVAHAVLVGWDRAVREMRALVA; this is encoded by the coding sequence ATGCCACTGCTCGGTGTCAACATCGACCACGTCGCCACTTTGCGCCAAGCCCGGCGCACGACTTATCCCGATCCGATCGTCGCCGCCCAGATGGCCCAGGACGCCGGCGCCGACCAAATCACCTGCCATCTGCGCGAGGACCGGCGGCATATCGTCGACGCCGACTTGCCGCGCCTGCTGAAGACGGTGGAAATCCCGGTCAACCTCGAGATGGCGGCCACCACCGAGATGGAAGTCTATGCCTTGCAGCACCGGCCGGCCAAGATCACCCTGGTGCCGGAGCGGCGGGAAGAACTGACCACCGAGGGCGGCCTCGACGTCGTCGGCCAAAGCGCTGCCATCGGACCGCTGGTCGCCCGGCTCAAAGCCGCCGGCCTTTACGTCTCTCTCTTCATCGATCCCGAGGACGCTCAGATCCGGAAGAGCCGGGAGCTGGGAGCCGATTCGGTGGAGCTGCACACCGGGAGCTATTGCGAGCTGCCCGAAGGCCGGCGCGGTCCGGAGCTGGAGCGCCTGGCCAAGGCCGCGCGCTTGGCCAAGGAATTGGGCTTCTTCGTCGCCGCCGGCCACGGCTTGAATTACCAAAACATCCTGCCGGTCCGGCGCATCGCCGAGATCGAGGAATACAACATCGGCCATAGCATCGTCGCTCACGCCGTTTTGGTGGGCTGGGACCGGGCCGTCCGCGAGATGAGGGCGTTGGTCGCATGA
- a CDS encoding NAD(P)H-hydrate dehydratase has translation MKILNGDQAAQLDRLSIRKHGISAAALMARAARACAEALHRRLQPKSKIVIVAGPGNNGGDGLAMAGELAGRGHSVQVYCHGGPEKYSPEARGYYEKARPFLQPPARLPAALHVADAVVDAIFGIGLKRPVAGAIAKSLKAMNRAKAFKLAVDMPSGVSADSGEALGEAFRADLTVTFETPKRGQVLPPAWDHVGRLEVAPIGLSAAELRRMKTDAEWVDEKFAATFLKPRSLGSNKGRSGKVWVLAGSKTMPGAGYLCARSALRAGAGLVTWALPEDAHRRIDLRYAEVMLFPFENFSALGAKLAAADAVAVGPGWGRGAAAGAFLRSWLGCRRPPTVFDADALNLLAEIPSAMKSLRPRDVLTPHWKEMSRLAGIPLAEIAEDPWRRAREFARRRRCLLVLKGYRSLIATPEGRLYVNSSGGPNLATGGAGDVLTGLIAGLIAQGLKPAAAAVVGVFLHGQAGDRLAQTKGDRGTLASDLTELWPALIKDLLSRPPLQKGNRRDLTQASHSKGGPNFCGDL, from the coding sequence ATGAAGATCCTGAACGGCGATCAAGCGGCCCAGCTCGACCGCCTCTCGATCCGGAAGCACGGCATCTCGGCGGCGGCGCTCATGGCCCGGGCCGCCCGGGCCTGTGCCGAAGCCTTGCATCGCCGCCTCCAGCCCAAGAGCAAGATCGTCATAGTCGCCGGGCCGGGCAATAACGGCGGCGACGGTTTGGCGATGGCCGGCGAGCTGGCCGGCCGCGGCCATTCGGTGCAGGTCTATTGTCACGGCGGCCCCGAAAAATATTCGCCCGAAGCCCGCGGCTATTACGAGAAGGCCCGGCCTTTTTTGCAGCCGCCGGCCCGGCTCCCGGCCGCGCTCCACGTTGCCGATGCCGTGGTCGACGCGATCTTCGGCATCGGCTTGAAACGGCCGGTCGCCGGCGCCATCGCCAAAAGTCTTAAGGCGATGAACCGGGCCAAAGCCTTCAAATTGGCGGTCGACATGCCGAGCGGCGTCTCGGCCGACAGCGGCGAGGCCTTGGGCGAAGCTTTCCGGGCCGACTTGACGGTGACCTTCGAGACGCCGAAGCGCGGCCAAGTCTTGCCGCCGGCTTGGGACCACGTCGGCCGGCTCGAAGTCGCCCCGATCGGGCTCAGCGCCGCCGAATTGCGGCGGATGAAAACGGATGCCGAGTGGGTCGACGAGAAATTCGCCGCGACTTTTCTCAAGCCGCGCTCCCTCGGCTCCAACAAAGGCCGAAGCGGGAAGGTTTGGGTGCTGGCCGGCTCCAAAACCATGCCCGGGGCCGGCTATCTCTGCGCCCGCAGCGCCTTGCGGGCCGGCGCCGGCCTCGTGACCTGGGCCTTGCCCGAGGACGCCCACCGCCGCATCGATCTACGCTATGCCGAGGTCATGCTCTTTCCCTTCGAGAATTTTTCGGCTTTGGGCGCCAAGCTTGCCGCCGCCGATGCCGTCGCCGTCGGACCGGGATGGGGCAGGGGAGCCGCGGCCGGCGCCTTCCTGCGATCCTGGCTCGGCTGCCGCCGGCCGCCGACGGTCTTCGATGCCGACGCCCTCAACCTTCTGGCCGAAATTCCAAGCGCGATGAAATCGCTTCGCCCGCGCGACGTCCTGACGCCTCATTGGAAGGAGATGTCGCGGCTCGCCGGCATCCCGCTCGCCGAAATAGCCGAGGATCCCTGGCGTCGCGCCCGTGAATTCGCCCGGCGCCGGCGCTGCCTCTTGGTCTTGAAAGGTTATCGCAGCCTGATCGCCACGCCCGAGGGCCGGCTTTACGTGAACTCCAGCGGCGGTCCCAACCTCGCCACCGGCGGGGCCGGTGACGTCTTGACCGGACTGATCGCCGGCTTGATCGCCCAAGGCCTGAAGCCGGCGGCGGCCGCCGTGGTCGGAGTCTTCCTCCACGGCCAGGCCGGAGATCGGCTGGCTCAGACCAAAGGTGACCGCGGGACTTTGGCTTCGGACTTGACCGAGCTCTGGCCGGCACTCATCAAGGACTTGCTCTCCCGCCCCCCTTTGCAAAAGGGGAATAGACGGGATTTGACCCAAGCTTCGCACTCGAAAGGGGGGCCTAACTTTTGCGGCGATCTTTAA
- the tsaE gene encoding tRNA (adenosine(37)-N6)-threonylcarbamoyltransferase complex ATPase subunit type 1 TsaE translates to MRRSLNPPQPPFFKGGGSAIQVWHSPSERVTQELAARFAERLRGGGHVALEGDLGAGKTCFAKGVIAALTGVPPDEIPSPTFTLVEEYPGPLKVYHVDLYRMNHPAEAEDLAWDEILAPNAVALVEWPERLPKIFEDCQFRLLFSKEGKKGRRIELLAKGNVHERL, encoded by the coding sequence TTGCGGCGATCTTTAAATCCCCCCCAGCCCCCCTTTTTCAAAGGGGGGGGCTCCGCGATTCAAGTTTGGCATTCGCCCTCGGAGCGCGTCACCCAGGAGCTGGCCGCCCGCTTCGCCGAGCGGCTGCGCGGCGGCGGCCATGTCGCCCTCGAAGGCGATTTGGGCGCCGGCAAGACTTGCTTCGCCAAGGGTGTGATCGCCGCCTTGACCGGGGTTCCGCCCGACGAGATACCCTCGCCGACTTTCACTTTGGTCGAGGAGTATCCCGGTCCGCTCAAGGTCTATCACGTCGACCTCTACCGCATGAACCATCCGGCCGAAGCCGAGGACTTGGCTTGGGACGAGATTCTCGCCCCGAACGCGGTGGCTTTGGTCGAATGGCCCGAGCGATTGCCGAAAATATTCGAAGATTGCCAATTCCGCCTCCTCTTCAGTAAGGAGGGAAAAAAGGGCCGACGCATCGAGCTCCTTGCGAAGGGAAATGTCCATGAGCGCCTATAA
- a CDS encoding RNA polymerase factor sigma-32, whose product MSAYKSKLPVLPQQRALEPVDPLKRYVQEVSRYPFLTPKEERELALRFRETGDRDAARQLVTSHLRLVVKIASEYRTAYHNLLDLVQEGNLGLLRAVKSFDPDKGARLGHYASWWIRSFILKHILDNFRLIKIGTTQAQRRIFFNLMKEKERLERQGFKAGVKELAAAMDVKPEEVEEMQARLGHGDLSLDAPVRDGEDKRHIDLLESEAPPIEETLDQAAFQDVLEDKFKEFAKELKPREAKIFHERLLAEMPLTLQAIADEYGISRERARQIEERLKEKLKAFFQKEGVKVEDHL is encoded by the coding sequence ATGAGCGCCTATAAATCCAAGCTTCCCGTTTTGCCCCAGCAAAGAGCCCTCGAACCGGTCGACCCGCTCAAACGCTATGTTCAAGAGGTCAGCCGCTATCCTTTTCTCACGCCGAAGGAGGAGCGGGAGCTGGCTCTGCGCTTTCGCGAGACCGGCGACCGCGACGCCGCCCGCCAACTGGTCACCTCTCACCTTCGGCTGGTGGTGAAGATCGCGTCGGAATACCGCACCGCCTACCACAATCTTCTGGATTTGGTGCAGGAGGGCAATCTGGGATTGCTACGGGCGGTGAAGAGCTTCGATCCCGACAAGGGCGCCCGGCTCGGGCACTACGCCAGCTGGTGGATTCGCTCCTTCATCCTCAAGCACATCTTGGATAATTTTCGCCTCATCAAGATCGGCACCACCCAGGCCCAGCGCCGGATCTTTTTCAATCTGATGAAGGAGAAGGAGCGGCTGGAGCGGCAGGGCTTCAAGGCCGGCGTCAAGGAGCTGGCGGCGGCGATGGACGTCAAACCCGAGGAAGTGGAAGAGATGCAAGCCCGCCTCGGTCACGGCGATCTTTCGCTCGACGCGCCGGTCCGCGACGGCGAGGACAAACGCCACATCGACCTTTTGGAGTCGGAAGCTCCGCCGATCGAGGAGACCTTGGATCAAGCGGCTTTCCAAGACGTGCTCGAAGACAAGTTCAAGGAGTTCGCCAAGGAGCTCAAGCCCCGCGAGGCCAAGATCTTTCACGAGCGCCTCCTCGCCGAGATGCCCTTGACCTTGCAGGCCATCGCCGACGAATACGGGATCAGCCGAGAACGGGCCCGGCAGATCGAGGAGCGGCTCAAAGAGAAGCTGAAGGCCTTCTTCCAGAAGGAAGGCGTCAAGGTCGAGGACCACCTCTGA